A region from the Lolium perenne isolate Kyuss_39 chromosome 4, Kyuss_2.0, whole genome shotgun sequence genome encodes:
- the LOC127292420 gene encoding PITH domain-containing protein At3g04780 has product MATAPAPTTAAPAPPAAAAAVPSASVPRGQVDLVDFIDWTGVECLNQDPAHPIANAFKQGYREDDGLHLASDSDEQLLIYIPFMQVIKLHSVLFKGPEEEGPKSVKLFSNKEHMGFSNVNDFPPSDSVDLSSSHLLESKPVTLKYVKFQNVRSLTMFIEDNQSGADITQIQKIALYGTTVDTTNMKDLKKIEEH; this is encoded by the exons ATGGCGACCGCCCCCGCGCCGACCACCGCCGCGCCGGCCCCTCCGGCAGCCGCCGCGGCCGTCCCGTCCGCCTCGGTGCCGCGCGGCCAGGTGGATCTGGTCGACTTCATCGACTGGACCGGCGTCGAGTGCCTCAACCAGGACCCCGCGCACCCCATCGCCAACGCCTTCAAGCAG GGCTACAGGGAGGATGACGGGCTGCACCTCGCCAGCGACTCCGACGAGCAGCTGCTCATCTACATCCCATTCATGCAGGTCATCAAGCTGCATTCCGTGCTCTTCAAGGGccccgaggaagaag GTCCCAAATCTGTGAAACTCTTCTCCAACAAAGAGCATATGGGTTTCAG CAATGTCAATGACTTTCCACCAAGTGACAGTGTTGACCTATCCTCCAGCCATTTACTAGAA AGCAAGCCTGTGACACTAAAGTATGTGAAGTTCCAGAATGTTCGCAG CTTGACTATGTTTATTGAAGACAATCAAAGCGGAGCTGACATCACACAAATTCAGAAGATTGCGCTTTATGGAACAAC